The Deinococcus puniceus genome segment GATTCCGGCGGGTGGGGTGGGTGTGGGGCGAGTCAACAGATACACGGCCCCCAGCGGCAGCCCCGGCGCGGCCAACACCGCAAACGCCAAGGCATAGGCGCGGCGGGCGGCCCGCAGCAAGTCGGCCCCGTGCCCGCTGCTGAGGTCTTGGGCCAGAGTCTTTAGCATCAGGTCGTGTGCGGCACAGGGCTGAGCGGGTGAACGGTTGCGGGTAGGCCGCCCACTTCGACTTCTGCGCCGTCTCCCACTTCCTTCCGCAGCCGCGCCAAGCTCAAGCCGCCTGCATTCAGGCCCGTTTGCCCCACCACCTTGCCGCCGTGCAGGATGTCTGCGCCGCGTGGCAAGCTTTCGCCTTCTAATCTTGCCAAGTGGTAGCGCGTGTTGCCGCGAGCTTCCAGCCTCGCCATAATTTCTTGGCCCACATAGCAGCCTTTGCGGTAGCTGATGGCAGGCAGCGGGCCGCCCACATCCAGCCCCACTTCTTGCGGCAGCGTGCCCACAAAGCCGTCACGGGCGATGTCGGGAATGCCTGCGGCGATGCGGGCGACGTCCAATCCAGCCAGCGGGGTTTCCTCGCCGTCCAGCGCGGCCAGTACTGCCGACTCGTGCCGGGTGAGGTAGTGCAAATCCAGACCCGCCGCGCCTGTGCGGTTCACGCGGCCCACAAGCACCACGCCGCCGCCCAGTTCAAAGGTCTGCACGTCTGGGCCGTCAGCGTTCCAGCCCGCCACACTGGCCCCCGGCCACACATGCACGCAGCGCAAGTCGTCCGACACGTCCTTCACCTCCACCTGATCGAAGATGATGTAGCGCCCTAAGCGGGCGGCCAACGCTTCAGCCTCGCCTGCGTCTACATGCAAGTACACATCGTCGGTGCGGCGGTAGGCCCGCGCAAAGGTTTCGATTTGGCCGCGCACATTCAGAAAGGCGCAGGCCACCAGCCCCGGCGTGGGTGCGCCGCGCAGGTCACCGGTCATCTGGCCCTGCACAAAATCGACCCGGTCTGCCCCAGTAATCCGCAGCCCGCCAGAAGGAATCTTAGTCCACATGGGAGTCAGGGTAGGGCAAAAAGGGGAATTGGATAGTGGCGAGTGGTCAGTGGGAAGGGCAATTGCTTCGCTCATTCACCCCCTCTGCTGGCGCAGCTCTGCGAGTCCCCAACCCTCCCCCCTCCCTTCGGGCTGTCCCAGTCAAGGGAGAGGGAGCAAACCCAACGCTGCACGCCCTCAGACCCTAGACTTTTAGACCCTTAGACCCGCCTGCTCAGTCACTCGCCACAGCCAACTCCCGCCCCGCCCGTTGCCGCCCCGCCAATTCCCGTTGCGCTTCCCGCGTCAGGTGCCAGCGGTACAAGTCGGCGCTGGCCTCGCGCAGCAGGGCGTCGGCATGGGGCAGGGCGGCGCGGCGGCCTTCTAGGTTGCGGTTCACCACTTCTGTCAGGTCGTCGAGGTTGCTCAAGTGTGCGCCCGGCACGTCGGCAATATCGGGGGCCAAGATGCGCGGCACGCTGATGTCGATGAGGAGCATGGGGCGGCCCGCCCGGTCTTGCAACGCTTCGCGCACGCCGCTGCCGTGCAGGATGTAATGGGGCGCACCGCTGGAAGCGATGACCACATCGGCTTCGGGCAAAACTTCGTGCAGGTATTCGGCGGCACAGGCACGGCCCCCCACCCGCTCGGCCAAGGCGCGGGCGCGTTCGGCGGTGCGGTTGACTACGATCACGTCTTTCACTCCGGCGGCCCGCAGGTGCGTCAGGGTCAGTTCGGCGGTTTCACCTGCACCCAAAATCAGGGCGGTGCGGTGGGTCAGGTCGCCCAGCGTGGCTTCGGCCAGTTCTACTGCGGCGCTCGATACGCTCACCACCCGGTCAGACAGGCCCGTATCGGTACGAACGCGCTTGCCTGCGGCCAAAGCGCCCTGCGCCACTTTGTTCATCAGCGTTCCGGCGAGGCCCTGCGCGTGGGCGGCCTGCCATGCCCGTTTCACCTGCCCCTGAATCTGCGTTTCTCCGATCACCAAGCTGTCCAGCCCCGCCGCCACCCGGTACAGGTGGGCCACCGCTTCTTCACCGCGGTACACGTACAAATGGGAAGCCAGCGCGTGTCCCCAAGCGCCCTCGAAGGCGGCCACCGGGTCGCCCAGCACGCCTGCCAGATACACCTCAGTGCGGTTGCAGGTCGCCAGCAACATCACTTCGCGGGCATGAAGCGAGAGGTGGCTCAGAATGGCCTCTTCCTCCGAGGCCCGCACCGCCGCCCGCTCACGCACTTCTATGGGCGCGGTCTGGTGGTTCAGGCCTACCACGGCAAAATCCAGCGGCGTGGGGTGCGGCGCGTGTGGCTGGGCCAAGAAGGCGCGGGCGGTGGGGCAGGCCAGCGTCATGCGGCTCCCCGCCCGTGCAGGCCCACGCCAGCCCGAATATCGGCCCGCAACTCGGCCAAGGCCGCCGCTTTGGCGTCCGGCTCCAGCGTCACGGCTTCTTCCCGCCGCGCCGTCCAGCCGTCCAACTGTGCCTGTGTGGGCAGCACTTCTGCGATTCGTTCGGTCAGGGCCTGCGTCAGCATGGGCAATTCGCGCCCGCTAGACACCGCTACCTGCACGCCCGCCCGCGTGGTGGTGGCCGCGAACCTCAGCGAACCCTGCCCCGCGTGACCCGCGTGGTTGACCAGTGCGCCTGCGGCCCGCGCGTCGGCGGCAACCGCGTCGTTCACGACAGGGTTGTCGGTGGCGGCCACTACGATTCGCTGGCCTGCAACGTCGCCCCTACGGTAGTCACGTTGCGCGGTCTGCACGCTCATTTGGGCAAAATTAGGGTGCAACTCGGGCGCAACCACCATCACGCTCAGGCCCGCGTCCAGCAACGTCGCCGCCCGGCGCAGGGCCACCGCGCCGCCACCCACCACCAAAGCAGATTCTCCACGCAACTCTAGGAACACAGGCAGCAGCACACTCACGCTGTGCAGAATAGCGCCTGTGGCCGGGTCAGGCGTCCCCTACCGAGCGGTCAGCCTGCGCCGTAAAATAGCCGACGGGGACAGCATTTGGAGACCGTCTGCCGTACCCCGCCAGCAACCTTTCCCCCCACTCCCGCGTACTGGAGTGCATGAGAGTTCTGTCTTTGATCTTCGGCGTTCTGGCCGCCTTGGGCCTCTTGCTGGGCCTGCTTCCCTTTTTCGGCTGGCTGAACTGGCTGTTCGTGCTGCCGCCCGCCGTCTTGGGCCTGATCTTCGGTGCGCTGAGCCGTGACCGAGGAGCCGTCACCCTGAGTGCTGTGGTGGCCGCGCTCGGTGCGCTGCGTCTGATGCTGGGCGGCGGTGTGCTGTAAGGGCGGTAAGCCAATCGGCCCAGCCGATTCCGCGCCTCTACCCTTGCACGTCCGGCCTCTCTCTGGTACTCTGCGTGGGCCTGTTTGCGCCCCTGTGGGAGCAACGGCACGCTGGATGGGTTCTTAGCTCAGTTGGTAGAGCATCGGTCTCCAAAACCGAGGGTCGTAGGTTCAAGTCCTGCAGGGCCCGCCATCACAGCAGTTGTTCAACGGAAGTCCCCGCCCAGAGCTAACGCTGAGGGCGGGGACTTCCGTTTGTTGTACTGCTTCCCTGTCGCGGCTTAGCCCCGCGTCGGCTCCAGCGCGTCTCTCAGCCACAACTGAAATTCGGGCAGGGCACGGTCAAAGGGAAGCGCGATGATTTCCGGCACTTCGTAGGGATGCAGCGACTTGATCCGGGCCTCAAGTTCGGGGTACCTCTCCCCGGTGGTTTTGATCATCAGCAGGGCTTCGGGGTCTTCAACCACGTCGCCCTGCCAGCGGTACACGCTATGAAGGCCGCCCACCACGTTAACGCACCCAGCAAGGCGCTCGTCAACCAGAGTGCGGGCCAGTTCATGTGCGCGTTCGGGGGGAACGGTAACCAGAACGACAAGTGACATACGCGGGCCAGCATACGCCCCAGCACAGGGTCAGGCAGTGAGGAAATGCACCGGCCTGTGATTTTTCTCACGCGATTGGCGTCTGGGCCAACTGAATCAGGCCAGCCTGAATGCAGACCAGACTGGCTTAGGGCAGTCGGCGGGCGTTGCAGTTTTCGCTGGGCGTGCTGGGTGCGGTAGGAGAAACCACCACAGTTTCCTTGGCCCCCACGAAGCCCTGACAGCGGGCCAACTGCTCCAAATAGACGGGATCATTGGCTGCACGTTCGGCGTCTTGCAGCACCTGTACGTCCCGTTCCAGCCCCTGCACGCGGGTCTGGGCGGCCCTGGTCTCCTGCGTCCAAGTGATCGAGCGGTAGGTCATCAGGCCCAACTGGAAGCTGAGCTGCACAATACCGAGGCCCGCCAGCAAACTCGTCAGCATCAGGGTGATGGGCAGGCGTCGCCAAGTGCGCCAGCGGGACGCCAGTGTGCGGCGGCGCGGCGGCGGAACAGCACCAGAGTCCTGCTCCTGTGGCGTGCTTTCGTCGCCGGGCAGCGTGGAGGCGGCCACTCGTTCCGGCACGGCCTGTTGAGGTGCAGGCGCGGGTGGGGAAGGGGGCGGTGCGGCGTCCATATCTTGCCCGCCAGCATAGCGTGCCAGCAGTGAGAAACAGCGGGAAGCAACAGCCGTGAGACAGCGGTGAGAACCAGCGGCAGAGCTTGTGCGGCTCATGCCTTTTGCTCATCCCCGTTGCTCAGCTCAGTTGCCCATTCCGGCGCTGGCCCCACTGGGTACAAGCCCTAAAGCATTTGTCATAATAATGACCGAGCGAAGCGAGTGAATTTTACCCAGCAGGACGCAGAATGGAGCCACCGAAAGTCTCTTTTTTCGGTGGCGTAATTCGGAGAACTGCTCTAATACGCGGGCCGCCTGTCAGACTGGGAGGCATGACAGCGGAACAGACGATGCAGCACAGCCAGACCGGGCGCGGTGATCCCTTTTTGCAGCCCAGTGGCGCGGCTCCCGAGTGGGCGCGGGCACACCGGGCCGGAATCCAGATGCGCTACGGCGACATAGACACGATGGGCCACCTCAACAACGCTGTGTACGTGCAGTACTTGGAAACCTCGCGCATTCTGCTGATGCGTGATCTGGGCGTGCCCGACGACGAAGACCGCTCGGTGATCGCCCGGCTGGAACTGGACTACCAGCGCGAAATCCGGCTGGGGCAAGAGGTCTTCGTAGAAACGCTGGTGGAACGGCTGGGGAATACGTCGTGGACGCTGCTGTCCCGCGTGACCGCCGACGGCGTGCCCTGCACCTACGCCCGCACGGTACAGGTGCGCGTAGACGCGGCGCTGAAGCCTACGCCCTTGCCCGCCGTGCTGCGCGAACAATTGGGCAAGTTGCT includes the following:
- a CDS encoding acyl-CoA thioesterase, which gives rise to MTAEQTMQHSQTGRGDPFLQPSGAAPEWARAHRAGIQMRYGDIDTMGHLNNAVYVQYLETSRILLMRDLGVPDDEDRSVIARLELDYQREIRLGQEVFVETLVERLGNTSWTLLSRVTADGVPCTYARTVQVRVDAALKPTPLPAVLREQLGKLLAFPAQTQSPEIQP
- the ygfZ gene encoding CAF17-like 4Fe-4S cluster assembly/insertion protein YgfZ; the encoded protein is MWTKIPSGGLRITGADRVDFVQGQMTGDLRGAPTPGLVACAFLNVRGQIETFARAYRRTDDVYLHVDAGEAEALAARLGRYIIFDQVEVKDVSDDLRCVHVWPGASVAGWNADGPDVQTFELGGGVVLVGRVNRTGAAGLDLHYLTRHESAVLAALDGEETPLAGLDVARIAAGIPDIARDGFVGTLPQEVGLDVGGPLPAISYRKGCYVGQEIMARLEARGNTRYHLARLEGESLPRGADILHGGKVVGQTGLNAGGLSLARLRKEVGDGAEVEVGGLPATVHPLSPVPHTT
- the cutA gene encoding divalent-cation tolerance protein CutA, with protein sequence MSLVVLVTVPPERAHELARTLVDERLAGCVNVVGGLHSVYRWQGDVVEDPEALLMIKTTGERYPELEARIKSLHPYEVPEIIALPFDRALPEFQLWLRDALEPTRG
- a CDS encoding precorrin-2 dehydrogenase/sirohydrochlorin ferrochelatase family protein; this translates as MSVLLPVFLELRGESALVVGGGAVALRRAATLLDAGLSVMVVAPELHPNFAQMSVQTAQRDYRRGDVAGQRIVVAATDNPVVNDAVAADARAAGALVNHAGHAGQGSLRFAATTTRAGVQVAVSSGRELPMLTQALTERIAEVLPTQAQLDGWTARREEAVTLEPDAKAAALAELRADIRAGVGLHGRGAA
- the hemA gene encoding glutamyl-tRNA reductase, with the translated sequence MTLACPTARAFLAQPHAPHPTPLDFAVVGLNHQTAPIEVRERAAVRASEEEAILSHLSLHAREVMLLATCNRTEVYLAGVLGDPVAAFEGAWGHALASHLYVYRGEEAVAHLYRVAAGLDSLVIGETQIQGQVKRAWQAAHAQGLAGTLMNKVAQGALAAGKRVRTDTGLSDRVVSVSSAAVELAEATLGDLTHRTALILGAGETAELTLTHLRAAGVKDVIVVNRTAERARALAERVGGRACAAEYLHEVLPEADVVIASSGAPHYILHGSGVREALQDRAGRPMLLIDISVPRILAPDIADVPGAHLSNLDDLTEVVNRNLEGRRAALPHADALLREASADLYRWHLTREAQRELAGRQRAGRELAVASD